A region of the Muricauda sp. MAR_2010_75 genome:
TTCCCATGGCCCAGAAAGCGGATTTGATGAACGCTTGGAATGCTATTCTGCTCGATTTCCCGGAAGAGCGGTTGACCTTTCTTGAAAATCTGGCGAAAGAAAATGAATACAGACTCTTTTTGCTCAGCAATACCAATGACCTCCATATAGAATATGTAAAAGAGCAGATGGGAATGCAACGGTTCAATCGGTTTAAAAATGCGTTTGAGATGTTTTATCTTTCCTATGAAATGGGCATGCGAAAACCTGATGCTGAGATTTTTGAATTTGTATTGGAACAAAACCAACTATCCGCCCATGAAACCTTGTTTGTGGATGATGTAAAAGACAATACTGATGCCGCCGCCAGTTTGGGAATCCATGTTTGGAACCTTCAAGTGGGTCAAGAAGATGTTATGCAACTTAATCGATTTCTATAAATGATAGCCCTGGCCCTTAGCGTTCTTAGTTCCACCCTAATTTTTGTAGTCTTTAAACTGTACGATGTATACAAGGTGCAAACGCTATATGCCATTGTCGTCAATTATATGGTGGCCTGCATCACTGGTTTTTTCCTCTATGAAGGTTCTGTAGAAGTACGTCAATTGGTGAACACCTCATGGTTTTGGGGGCCTATTTTAATGGGGGTTCTTTTTATTACGATTTTCAACCTTATGGCCAAGACCGCCCAAGTGGCAGGAGTTTCAGTGGCCTCGGTGGCCACTAAAATGTCTTTGGTAATCCCAGTGATTTTTGGAATCTGGTTGTATAATGAAAGTTTAACCTGGATTCAGGTAATCGGGATTACATTAGCTTTGGTGGCTGTGTACTTGGCTTCATTAAAAGAAAAACATATCGTCATTAATCGAAAAGACCTGTTGCTTCCCTTTTTGGTGTTTCTGGGTTCGGGGATTATTGACACCAGCATCAAATATTTTGAGGAGCTGCACTTGACGGATGAGGATGTTCCCATTTTTTCATCCATGATTTTTGGTTGTGCTGCGTTATCGGGAGTTCTATTTATAGGTATACGTTCCAAAAAAAAACCGCTCAAAATCAACTTTAAGAACATTTTGGGCGGGATTGCATTAGGAGTTCCCAATTATTTTTCCATCTATTTTATTATTCGCGCCTTGCGTTCAGATTTGTTGAGCAGTGCGGCTATTTTTACCTTGAACAATGTGGCCATTGTCATGTTATCCACCCTAATGGGCATTTTGCTTTTTAAGGAAAAATTGAGTCCGAAAAACTGGGGCGGAGTGGCTTTGGCTATTTTGAGCATCATATTGGTAGCGCTATTCTAATACCAATTGACAATAAATAATTATCGCTAATCAATAATATTATCTGAGTTCTTACCCCTGACTTCCGATTTATATACAGACATCACATATCTCAATCTGAATAGGTAGTTTTGTCTTGATGCAAAAAGAAGATGTCTATAAAACCATTGTTAAACCTTCAGAAGAAATCCTGTACAAGGACCGGAAAAGTAAATTCTTCGCCCAAGCCTTTCCCATTGCTTCAGAGGAAGAGGTAAAACCAATTGTTGAAGAACTTCGGAAGAAACACCATACCGCCAACCATGTCTGCTATGCTTGGCAGTTGGGGGAACAAGATCGTTCCTACCGCGCCAATGATGATGGGGAGCCCAACAATTCGGCTGGAATGCCCATTTATGGGCAAATTCAATCTTTTGATGTGACGAATGTACTGGTAACCGTTACCCGAATCTTTGGTGGTACCAAATTAGGGGTCGGCGGCCTGATTCAGGCCTACCGTACTGCGGCCCAAATGGCCTTCGAAGATGCCAAGATTGTGGAACGAGTAGTTGAATCCCGATTCAAACTTCAATTTGGATATCCAGAAATGGACAAGGTGATGCGAACGATCAAACAAAAAAATTTGAACATCATATCCCAAAAAATGGAAATGGATTGTGAGTTGGTCATTTCGGTACGGTTAAGCGAAGCAGTTGAGACGCATCAATTGTTTGAGGAAATGCAGGATGTAGGTATTATGAAGAAAGGGAATGGGTGAAGGACAAGGGCAAGGGCAAGGGCAAGCTCAAA
Encoded here:
- a CDS encoding YigZ family protein, whose protein sequence is MQKEDVYKTIVKPSEEILYKDRKSKFFAQAFPIASEEEVKPIVEELRKKHHTANHVCYAWQLGEQDRSYRANDDGEPNNSAGMPIYGQIQSFDVTNVLVTVTRIFGGTKLGVGGLIQAYRTAAQMAFEDAKIVERVVESRFKLQFGYPEMDKVMRTIKQKNLNIISQKMEMDCELVISVRLSEAVETHQLFEEMQDVGIMKKGNG
- a CDS encoding EamA family transporter translates to MIALALSVLSSTLIFVVFKLYDVYKVQTLYAIVVNYMVACITGFFLYEGSVEVRQLVNTSWFWGPILMGVLFITIFNLMAKTAQVAGVSVASVATKMSLVIPVIFGIWLYNESLTWIQVIGITLALVAVYLASLKEKHIVINRKDLLLPFLVFLGSGIIDTSIKYFEELHLTDEDVPIFSSMIFGCAALSGVLFIGIRSKKKPLKINFKNILGGIALGVPNYFSIYFIIRALRSDLLSSAAIFTLNNVAIVMLSTLMGILLFKEKLSPKNWGGVALAILSIILVALF
- a CDS encoding HAD family hydrolase, which codes for MIKNIILDFGDVLINLDKPATAREMLKFGFTGITPELDSLFKEYEKGLVTSEHFLDLVSLQFPMAQKADLMNAWNAILLDFPEERLTFLENLAKENEYRLFLLSNTNDLHIEYVKEQMGMQRFNRFKNAFEMFYLSYEMGMRKPDAEIFEFVLEQNQLSAHETLFVDDVKDNTDAAASLGIHVWNLQVGQEDVMQLNRFL